One Streptomyces sp. NBC_00223 genomic window carries:
- a CDS encoding radical SAM protein, producing MLTSDELSIVHLVLNTDCNAWDLPKTPGSPGVCRFCYRERNRVHTDEATVRRVIDRVRAESDAHRIVFTGGDPVMPYDNHLEPALQHARTVGFETNLHTNGLLLADRYPALRDHVTVYSLAVDGPDEQSADWFRGSGYFATFQANTALLTTDRRRLAFNTFTTAASLAALPRLAGTISDLAARTPVEYWLISQYRPIGRANSRKAGLYGYDREAFTEAVVQVRGLMSGTGVQVYDQPTREAEDPYPFRVWVLADGTVTADLGSVSAPRNTIVGNLLADGFERLVRRAFALRSDADTSTATSSNREVTAQ from the coding sequence ATGCTGACCAGCGATGAACTCAGCATCGTGCACCTGGTCCTCAACACCGACTGCAACGCCTGGGACCTGCCCAAGACTCCTGGTTCCCCCGGCGTATGCCGCTTCTGCTACCGCGAACGCAATCGCGTGCACACCGACGAGGCCACCGTCCGCCGCGTCATCGACCGTGTCCGCGCTGAGTCGGACGCCCACCGGATCGTCTTCACTGGCGGCGACCCCGTCATGCCCTACGACAACCACCTGGAGCCCGCCCTCCAGCACGCCCGAACCGTTGGCTTCGAGACCAACCTCCATACCAACGGGCTCCTCCTCGCCGACCGGTACCCGGCCCTGCGCGACCACGTCACTGTCTACTCCTTGGCCGTCGACGGCCCCGACGAGCAGAGCGCCGACTGGTTCCGTGGCAGCGGCTACTTCGCCACCTTCCAGGCCAACACGGCACTGCTCACCACCGACCGGCGACGCCTCGCCTTCAACACCTTCACCACCGCCGCCTCCTTGGCAGCTCTTCCCCGCCTCGCCGGGACGATCTCCGACCTCGCGGCCCGTACGCCGGTGGAGTACTGGCTGATCTCCCAATACCGGCCGATCGGCCGCGCGAACTCCCGCAAGGCGGGCCTCTACGGCTACGACCGGGAGGCATTCACCGAGGCCGTCGTCCAGGTCCGCGGCCTAATGTCCGGCACCGGCGTCCAGGTGTACGACCAGCCGACCCGAGAAGCGGAGGACCCCTATCCGTTCCGGGTCTGGGTCCTCGCGGACGGCACCGTCACCGCCGATCTCGGCAGCGTCTCAGCGCCCCGCAACACCATCGTCGGCAACCTCCTCGCCGACGGGTTCGAGCGCCTCGTCCGCCGCGCCTTCGCACTGCGCTCCGACGCCGACACCTCCACCGCGACATCCTCGAACAGGGAAGTGACCGCACAGTGA
- a CDS encoding class I SAM-dependent methyltransferase, which produces MTTTPAPSAPYPVLSRQPLGDATTHHIRAGYRHRTTVEYFSDTTHEGITWQPDVYPYAATLAEHADLDTLIDLGCGRAGKLAALATERPHWTYIGVDFADNLTWCRENHRFGQWIDADLEKTEQLPIDSALLRCSVVICSDVIEHLLDPLPLLALTHKLLSDGCPTAVFSTPAREFRSGYDASGPPRNPSHVREWASDEFQALLRSRGFEIRYAGVTRSDDASNGLSTQLVTFGLPKVRR; this is translated from the coding sequence ATGACCACCACGCCCGCGCCGTCCGCGCCGTACCCCGTCCTCTCCCGTCAGCCCCTCGGAGACGCCACCACCCACCACATCCGTGCCGGCTACCGCCACCGCACCACAGTCGAGTACTTCAGCGACACCACGCACGAAGGCATCACCTGGCAGCCCGACGTCTACCCCTACGCGGCCACCCTCGCCGAACACGCCGACCTCGACACCCTCATCGACCTCGGCTGCGGACGCGCCGGCAAGCTCGCCGCACTGGCCACCGAACGCCCCCACTGGACGTACATAGGCGTCGACTTCGCCGACAACCTCACCTGGTGCCGCGAAAACCACCGCTTCGGACAGTGGATCGACGCCGACCTGGAGAAGACCGAACAACTCCCCATCGACTCCGCGCTCCTGCGATGCTCCGTCGTCATCTGTTCCGACGTCATCGAGCACCTTCTCGACCCGCTCCCTCTCCTCGCCCTCACTCACAAACTTCTGTCCGACGGCTGTCCCACCGCCGTGTTCTCCACCCCGGCCCGCGAGTTCCGCAGCGGTTACGACGCCTCCGGGCCACCCCGTAACCCCAGCCACGTCCGCGAATGGGCCAGCGACGAGTTCCAAGCCCTCCTGCGCTCCCGCGGTTTCGAGATCCGCTACGCAGGGGTCACCCGAAGCGACGACGCCTCCAACGGCCTGTCCACCCAGCTCGTCACCTTCGGCCTGCCCAAGGTCCGACGATGA
- a CDS encoding glycosyltransferase family 2 protein: MTDSPLPRISCVILCHNYGRYLDRAITSCLQQEPGRYTLHEILVIDDGSTDDTPEICRRHQGHVRVIRRTRRGFAQTLTDAVLFADGDWIAFLDADDWFHPAKLRTCADSITPSRLLIDHWETVVGPDGSPLLPEPHPGGNTSTLLVRLDAARTLLPVTNEIHFHALRDAGHGHTLTESLVNYRLHPASMTDRTLNGSSQHYRADVCTDLARQLTAPTAAPPPWATAATLRRIAHCYRARGAGHRVEAHLQQGHRARTPRPLGAMLHHTLRGRAPLATWLRTLASVTRDRPLAPPPPALAIGPVPAVAPPPTRQNAM, translated from the coding sequence ATGACGGACTCGCCGCTGCCCCGGATCTCCTGCGTGATCCTCTGCCACAACTACGGCCGCTACCTCGACCGCGCCATCACCAGTTGCCTGCAACAGGAACCCGGCCGCTACACCCTCCACGAGATCCTCGTCATCGACGACGGCTCCACCGACGACACCCCAGAGATATGCCGTCGGCACCAGGGACACGTCCGGGTCATACGCCGCACCCGGCGCGGGTTCGCCCAGACGCTCACCGACGCCGTGCTCTTCGCCGACGGGGACTGGATCGCGTTCCTCGACGCCGACGACTGGTTCCACCCCGCCAAGCTCCGCACCTGCGCCGACTCCATCACTCCCAGCCGCCTCCTGATTGACCACTGGGAGACCGTCGTCGGCCCCGACGGCAGCCCGCTGCTGCCCGAGCCCCATCCCGGCGGCAACACCAGCACCCTCCTCGTACGCCTTGACGCCGCGCGCACCCTCCTTCCCGTCACCAACGAGATCCACTTCCACGCGCTGCGCGACGCCGGCCACGGCCACACCCTGACCGAGTCTCTCGTGAACTACCGGCTCCACCCGGCGAGCATGACCGACCGGACTCTCAACGGCTCCTCCCAGCACTACCGCGCCGACGTGTGCACAGACCTCGCGCGCCAACTCACCGCGCCCACGGCCGCCCCGCCCCCTTGGGCCACCGCAGCCACTCTGCGCCGCATCGCCCACTGCTACCGCGCCCGCGGCGCCGGACACCGCGTCGAAGCCCACCTTCAGCAAGGCCACCGAGCCCGAACGCCTCGCCCTCTGGGCGCGATGCTCCACCACACCCTCCGTGGTCGCGCCCCGCTGGCAACCTGGCTCCGCACCCTCGCCAGCGTCACCCGCGACCGACCGCTCGCCCCGCCCCCACCAGCACTGGCCATCGGCCCGGTCCCGGCGGTTGCTCCGCCGCCCACCCGGCAAAACGCAATGTGA